The following are encoded in a window of Mycolicibacterium tusciae JS617 genomic DNA:
- a CDS encoding CbbQ/NirQ/NorQ/GpvN family protein → MGTEPGIAYQNGAAPQPDASRPYYRQVGNEEAVFKAAYRQGLSLVLKGPTGCGKTRFVEAMAHDLGRPLITVACHDDLTTADLVGRYLLRGDETVWVDGPLTHAVREGAICYLDEVVEARQDTTVVLHPLADYRRQLPIERLGITLDAAPGFGLVVSYNPGYQSVLKDLKDSTRQRMVAIEFGFPEPEVEEGIVAYESGVDHAMAVELVKFGHAIRRLETGGLREVASTRVLIAAGKLIVEGLTTRDAAKAAIAGPLTDDVSVSRGLNEMIDVYLGASGLD, encoded by the coding sequence ATGGGCACCGAGCCCGGGATTGCGTACCAAAATGGCGCGGCGCCACAGCCTGATGCGTCGCGCCCTTACTACCGGCAGGTGGGCAACGAGGAGGCCGTGTTCAAGGCGGCCTATCGCCAGGGGCTGTCGCTGGTTCTGAAAGGACCGACCGGTTGCGGCAAGACCCGCTTCGTCGAAGCGATGGCACACGACCTCGGTCGCCCACTGATCACCGTGGCCTGCCACGACGACCTCACCACCGCCGATCTGGTCGGCCGATACCTGCTGCGCGGGGATGAGACGGTCTGGGTCGATGGGCCGCTTACCCACGCGGTGCGGGAGGGGGCGATCTGCTACCTCGACGAGGTAGTCGAAGCCCGTCAGGACACCACGGTTGTACTGCATCCGCTGGCCGACTACCGACGACAACTGCCCATCGAACGTCTCGGCATCACCCTCGATGCGGCGCCGGGGTTTGGCCTTGTCGTCTCTTACAACCCCGGCTATCAGAGCGTGCTGAAGGACCTCAAGGACTCCACGCGACAACGGATGGTCGCGATCGAGTTCGGGTTCCCCGAGCCGGAAGTCGAAGAGGGCATCGTTGCCTACGAGTCCGGCGTGGATCATGCGATGGCCGTCGAACTCGTGAAATTCGGTCATGCGATTCGGCGGCTCGAGACCGGAGGGCTGCGCGAGGTCGCGTCGACCCGGGTGCTCATCGCGGCGGGCAAGCTCATCGTCGAGGGTCTGACCACGCGCGATGCGGCCAAGGCCGCGATCGCGGGACCGCTTACCGACGACGTGTCGGTCAGCCGTGGTCTCAACGAGATGATCGACGTCTACCTCGGTGCTTCTGGCCTTGATTGA
- a CDS encoding nitric oxide reductase activation protein NorD → MLASALAGRPVAVAAVDPGEPSWTDGQTIFVDSSARPRENLESVAVHASLIAADSLATDIAGALLRHPRVAKRYLTIEGHRALAANGDVLPAVLGSMADPETASRSDSPESSLSIASGKDALDESPTQWGVIRAKKVLAAGSRAGEQVDHETAAHVPQRDSKEALEELDDGEVDDSDDPDLFSSPVGGGGFIGKWLKKMLSSARKTPGGGGGPPGADSPTHRTNSANRGAFAVSSTANASAEDVADIKAQGFKYPEWDADRKSYRPDWCTVREIEPRIKASAADAIDGAIGVRRPLARLGMGLHRRHRQPQGDDIDIDAAVEARVEVRAGSVPDEAVYLDSLRRRRDLSVLLLLDVSGSTAEPGTVGRTVHQQQTAVITDLTVALHDLGDRVALYAYNSQGRAAVNMLPVKRFDDHLDAVVIRRLNSLEPGAYSRLGAAIRHGSAVLETRGGTSRRLLVVVSDGLAYDHGYERAYGAADARRALTEARRRGTGCVCLTVGAGTDVGALKKVFGSTAHATIARPEQLAGIIGPLFRSAVRSAEVRRRVSRHRLCANTTSLLPPRR, encoded by the coding sequence ATGTTGGCGTCCGCGCTCGCCGGGCGGCCCGTCGCGGTGGCGGCTGTCGATCCGGGTGAGCCGTCGTGGACCGACGGGCAGACGATTTTTGTCGATTCTTCCGCCCGCCCCCGCGAGAATCTGGAATCGGTGGCGGTGCACGCGTCGCTGATCGCTGCGGACAGCCTTGCCACCGACATCGCGGGCGCACTGCTCCGGCATCCCCGGGTGGCCAAGCGCTACCTGACCATCGAGGGGCACCGTGCCCTCGCCGCCAATGGTGACGTGCTGCCGGCCGTGCTGGGTTCGATGGCCGATCCTGAGACCGCCAGCCGCAGCGACTCACCCGAATCGTCGCTGTCCATCGCGTCGGGCAAGGACGCGCTCGATGAATCGCCGACGCAGTGGGGCGTCATCCGCGCCAAGAAGGTGTTGGCGGCAGGCAGTCGGGCCGGCGAGCAGGTGGACCACGAAACGGCGGCTCACGTGCCACAGCGCGACAGCAAGGAGGCGCTCGAAGAACTCGACGACGGTGAGGTGGACGACAGCGACGATCCCGACCTGTTCAGCAGTCCCGTCGGCGGTGGCGGGTTCATCGGCAAGTGGCTGAAGAAGATGTTGTCGTCGGCGCGCAAGACCCCAGGAGGCGGCGGCGGACCGCCGGGTGCGGACTCGCCGACCCATCGCACCAACTCGGCCAACCGGGGAGCCTTCGCGGTTTCGTCGACGGCCAACGCCTCAGCCGAGGACGTCGCCGACATCAAGGCGCAGGGCTTCAAGTACCCGGAGTGGGACGCCGACCGCAAGAGTTATCGGCCGGACTGGTGCACCGTGCGCGAGATTGAGCCGCGGATCAAGGCGTCGGCGGCCGACGCCATCGACGGTGCCATCGGTGTCCGGCGTCCGCTCGCTCGCCTGGGCATGGGCCTGCACCGTCGCCATCGGCAGCCCCAGGGCGACGACATCGACATCGACGCGGCAGTCGAGGCGCGCGTGGAGGTGCGGGCGGGGTCGGTGCCCGACGAGGCCGTCTATCTCGACAGCCTGCGGCGGCGGCGTGACCTGTCCGTGCTTCTGCTACTCGATGTCTCCGGATCGACCGCGGAACCGGGAACCGTAGGTCGAACCGTCCATCAGCAGCAAACAGCGGTGATCACTGACCTGACGGTCGCGTTGCACGACCTGGGCGATCGTGTAGCGCTGTATGCCTACAACTCGCAGGGGCGGGCTGCGGTGAACATGTTGCCTGTCAAGAGATTTGACGATCACCTCGATGCGGTGGTGATTCGACGGTTGAACAGTCTCGAACCGGGAGCGTATTCACGCCTCGGAGCGGCCATCCGGCACGGTTCGGCCGTCCTCGAGACGCGGGGCGGGACGTCTCGGCGTCTGCTGGTCGTGGTGTCTGACGGTTTGGCTTACGACCACGGGTATGAGCGTGCCTACGGCGCCGCCGACGCACGACGCGCTTTGACGGAGGCTCGTCGACGGGGGACCGGGTGTGTCTGCCTGACCGTGGGGGCCGGTACCGACGTCGGGGCACTCAAGAAAGTCTTCGGAAGCACCGCGCATGCGACCATCGCCCGGCCCGAGCAACTGGCAGGCATCATCGGGCCGCTCTTTCGGTCGGCCGTCCGGTCCGCAGAAGTACGGCGCCGGGTCTCGCGACATCGCCTGTGCGCCAACACAACAAGCCTCCTGCCGCCCCGCAGATGA
- a CDS encoding SDR family NAD(P)-dependent oxidoreductase — translation MIDFEDQVAIVTGAGRGLGRLYALDMARRGAAVVVNDLGGTMRGDGADASVADQVVDEITKAGGRAVASHQSVDSPEGGQAIVDAAVDTFGRLDAVISNAGIFNSIPFEVLSPDDWRHMLRVHLDGGFYLSQPAYKVMAKQNYGRFVFISSSAGNFGQPSEAHYAAAKTGLVGLSNVIAIEGAAHGILSNTVLPTGFSRMVTETVGDENFLRESGFMRAIRAELVVPLVSLLASRACEFTHRNYSACAGRYARVFVGLGEGWVADAETEPTAEDILAHLDEVSATDKFIVPDSIVDEVLEVCDRLGISAMPDNAEVSFPEPTSK, via the coding sequence GTGATCGACTTCGAAGATCAAGTCGCCATCGTGACGGGCGCGGGTCGCGGATTGGGCAGGCTATACGCCCTCGACATGGCGCGGCGGGGCGCGGCGGTGGTCGTCAACGATCTCGGGGGCACCATGCGCGGCGACGGTGCGGACGCGAGCGTGGCCGATCAGGTGGTCGACGAAATCACGAAAGCGGGCGGGCGGGCCGTCGCGTCGCATCAGTCCGTCGACAGCCCCGAGGGTGGCCAGGCCATCGTCGACGCAGCGGTCGACACCTTCGGACGCCTGGACGCGGTCATCAGCAATGCCGGGATCTTCAACAGCATCCCGTTTGAGGTGCTCTCCCCCGACGACTGGCGCCACATGCTGCGCGTGCACCTCGACGGTGGGTTCTATCTGAGCCAGCCCGCCTACAAGGTGATGGCGAAGCAGAACTACGGCCGCTTCGTGTTCATCTCATCGTCGGCGGGCAATTTCGGCCAGCCGTCCGAAGCACACTACGCGGCCGCCAAGACCGGTCTGGTCGGGCTGTCCAACGTCATCGCCATCGAGGGCGCGGCACACGGAATTCTCTCCAATACCGTCCTGCCCACCGGCTTTTCGCGAATGGTCACCGAGACGGTCGGTGACGAAAATTTCCTCAGGGAGTCGGGTTTCATGCGCGCCATCCGGGCGGAGCTCGTCGTGCCACTCGTATCGCTTTTGGCCAGCCGCGCTTGCGAATTCACCCACCGCAACTACTCGGCGTGCGCGGGGCGCTACGCCCGCGTGTTCGTCGGGCTCGGTGAGGGCTGGGTGGCCGATGCTGAAACCGAACCGACCGCCGAAGACATCCTGGCGCACCTCGATGAAGTGTCGGCGACCGACAAGTTCATCGTGCCGGACTCGATCGTCGACGAAGTGCTCGAAGTGTGTGACCGCCTAGGGATCAGCGCGATGCCCGACAACGCCGAGGTCTCTTTTCCCGAGCCCACAAGCAAGTAG
- a CDS encoding nitroreductase family protein: MDIEELLTTTRPARKSLDLSAPVASDDIRDCLRIGLQAANGSNQQSWRWVVVTDKALRDKIADLYRRAYLEKVGGQLIADFMPAGTSEAKLMSSTEWLVENMAEVPALVIPCYESTMPRAGGDESFYQATLYGSIFPAVWNFALALHSRGYGTCITTLHLHHEQQVRELLGIPESFTQGCLLPVGRLRKGFGFTAAPRRPIDEVVGINGWEGK, translated from the coding sequence GTGGATATCGAGGAACTGCTCACCACCACGAGACCCGCTCGGAAGTCACTCGACCTGAGCGCCCCCGTCGCATCCGACGACATCCGTGACTGCCTGCGAATTGGACTACAGGCTGCGAACGGATCCAATCAGCAGTCGTGGCGCTGGGTGGTCGTCACCGATAAGGCGCTGCGCGACAAGATCGCTGACCTGTACCGCCGGGCCTACCTGGAAAAGGTGGGCGGTCAGCTGATCGCCGATTTCATGCCCGCGGGGACCTCTGAAGCCAAGTTGATGTCATCTACCGAGTGGCTCGTCGAGAACATGGCGGAGGTTCCTGCGCTGGTGATTCCCTGCTACGAATCTACGATGCCGAGAGCCGGTGGCGACGAATCCTTCTACCAGGCAACTCTTTACGGATCCATTTTCCCCGCCGTCTGGAACTTTGCGCTGGCGCTGCATTCCCGCGGGTACGGAACCTGCATCACGACCCTTCACCTGCACCACGAGCAGCAAGTGCGTGAGCTGCTCGGCATTCCAGAGTCGTTCACACAAGGCTGTCTGCTACCCGTCGGGCGGTTGCGCAAAGGTTTCGGGTTCACCGCCGCCCCCCGCCGTCCCATCGACGAGGTCGTCGGCATCAACGGATGGGAAGGCAAATGA
- a CDS encoding nuclear transport factor 2 family protein, which translates to MTADAEIRERLARLEDREQIRDCMMRYARGMDRRDRPLLRSAYHDGAVDDHVGFIGQVDDFIDWAFAYHSTQTRYQHYLLNHTVELHGDEAHAETYYLFVGTDREPANHMTLSGGRYVDRLQRRDGRWAIVDRVCVVEWNAESTSFITDEVIAMMAGSMKVAMHDTTDPSYARPLIASRAEAPS; encoded by the coding sequence ATGACCGCCGACGCAGAAATACGCGAAAGGCTTGCCCGGCTGGAGGACCGCGAGCAGATCCGCGATTGCATGATGCGCTACGCACGCGGCATGGACCGGCGCGATCGCCCGTTACTCCGGTCCGCGTATCACGATGGTGCCGTCGACGACCACGTCGGATTCATCGGCCAGGTCGACGACTTCATCGACTGGGCCTTCGCATACCACTCCACGCAGACCCGCTACCAGCACTACCTCCTCAACCACACTGTCGAACTCCACGGCGACGAAGCGCATGCCGAGACTTATTACCTCTTCGTCGGAACCGACCGCGAACCGGCCAACCACATGACTCTCTCGGGCGGCCGCTACGTGGATCGCCTCCAGCGGCGCGACGGACGCTGGGCGATCGTCGACCGGGTATGTGTCGTCGAATGGAATGCGGAGTCGACGTCGTTCATCACCGACGAGGTGATCGCGATGATGGCGGGCTCCATGAAGGTGGCCATGCACGACACGACGGATCCCTCCTATGCCCGCCCCCTGATCGCATCGCGAGCGGAGGCACCCTCGTGA
- a CDS encoding TetR/AcrR family transcriptional regulator yields the protein MADADAVRRSPRSSRPAGKKGQRAAKLSAVTDEPAVDATRRTEILKTANSVIATSGLRTSLQQIADAAGILAGSLYHHFDSKEAILVELTRRYHADLDRVGELALKRLDEPDPPSVAEQITQLGCEIARCAVEHRAALQMSFYEGPSSDPELMELTQRPPSTIQAAMLQALRAGRWSGYIRSDLDLPTLADRVCQSMLHVGLDVIRHKASTDELATLKSHIALEGLAVDLPEDSDLDKSKAFAAAHDVIQSWVDTEDDTDLKAAHVRAVARSEFGRRGYEMTTIRDIASAAGLGTGTVYRVIGSKDELLMSIMLEFGHKVGGAWTDIVHTEATTIEKLDALSWLNINALDQFPDEFRIQLAWLRHTPPDTSNPAWSFTTRIRQMKALLSEGIRAGEIRNDSPAADLLARCIIGEQWIPENILQQIGTRNALILARDTTLRGISVRES from the coding sequence ATGGCCGACGCCGACGCCGTGAGGCGGAGTCCGAGAAGCAGCCGGCCCGCGGGCAAGAAGGGTCAGCGCGCCGCGAAACTCAGCGCCGTCACCGACGAACCGGCGGTCGATGCGACGCGGCGCACCGAGATCCTGAAGACGGCGAACTCCGTCATCGCCACGTCGGGTCTTCGTACGTCGCTGCAGCAGATCGCCGATGCGGCGGGCATCCTCGCAGGCAGCCTCTACCACCACTTCGACTCGAAGGAAGCGATCCTGGTCGAGCTGACCAGGCGCTATCACGCCGACCTGGACCGCGTTGGCGAGTTGGCTTTGAAGCGTCTCGACGAGCCGGATCCACCTTCCGTCGCCGAGCAGATTACCCAACTGGGATGCGAAATCGCCCGCTGCGCGGTGGAGCACCGGGCGGCACTGCAGATGTCGTTCTATGAAGGCCCGAGCTCGGACCCCGAGCTGATGGAGTTGACCCAGCGCCCGCCGTCGACGATTCAGGCCGCGATGTTGCAGGCGCTTCGAGCCGGACGCTGGAGCGGATACATCCGATCCGACCTCGACCTGCCCACCTTGGCCGACCGGGTGTGCCAGAGCATGCTGCACGTCGGCCTCGACGTCATCCGGCACAAGGCGTCGACGGACGAACTGGCCACGCTGAAAAGCCATATCGCCCTCGAGGGCCTCGCGGTCGACCTGCCAGAAGATTCGGATCTGGACAAGTCGAAAGCATTCGCGGCCGCGCACGACGTGATCCAGAGTTGGGTCGACACCGAGGACGACACCGACCTCAAGGCCGCACACGTGCGCGCGGTGGCCCGCTCCGAATTCGGCCGACGCGGATACGAGATGACCACCATTCGCGACATCGCGTCCGCCGCGGGGCTGGGCACCGGCACGGTGTACCGCGTCATCGGCTCGAAGGACGAGTTGTTGATGTCGATCATGTTGGAATTCGGGCACAAGGTCGGCGGCGCGTGGACGGACATCGTGCACACGGAGGCCACGACCATCGAGAAGCTTGACGCGTTGAGCTGGCTGAATATCAACGCGCTCGACCAGTTCCCCGATGAGTTCCGAATCCAGCTCGCCTGGTTGCGCCACACCCCACCGGATACCTCAAATCCCGCATGGTCATTCACAACCCGGATTCGACAGATGAAAGCCTTACTCTCCGAGGGCATCCGCGCCGGCGAGATACGCAACGACAGTCCCGCTGCCGATCTGCTGGCCCGGTGCATCATCGGAGAGCAGTGGATTCCCGAGAACATCCTTCAGCAGATCGGCACGCGAAACGCGTTGATCTTGGCTCGTGACACCACCTTGCGGGGCATCAGCGTCCGCGAGTCGTGA